In Candidatus Binatia bacterium, one DNA window encodes the following:
- a CDS encoding phosphotransferase translates to MESRAEPWTAEVELTAQSAAGLVAQQFPQLGAPLLRPLGEGWDNAAYLVNDAWVFRFPRRAVAAGLIATESRILPLVAPALPLPVPVPVFVGRASAGYPWPFVGYRVLRGTPISNTPTCECDDPELARALGKFLRALHAIDAKPLVAAGLPEDTIGRLDHVRMRPKFFERLSALDAAGLVRNAGVLMAFLDRVAPAGARPERLAVAHGDLYARHVLVDARLQAAGVIDWGDVHHGDPALDLAIAFSVVAPGARDAFFEAYAPVDSRTLELARYRAIYHSVMTAHYGLRVGDTELIEAGTRGLRLALD, encoded by the coding sequence ATGGAATCGCGTGCGGAGCCGTGGACCGCCGAGGTCGAGCTGACTGCGCAAAGCGCCGCCGGACTCGTAGCGCAGCAGTTTCCGCAGCTCGGCGCACCGTTGCTGCGCCCACTCGGCGAGGGCTGGGACAACGCCGCCTACCTCGTCAACGACGCGTGGGTCTTTCGCTTCCCGCGTCGCGCCGTCGCCGCGGGACTCATCGCGACCGAGTCGCGGATTCTCCCCTTGGTCGCGCCCGCGCTTCCGCTGCCCGTCCCCGTTCCCGTTTTCGTGGGACGTGCGAGCGCCGGTTATCCGTGGCCATTCGTGGGCTATCGCGTGTTGCGGGGTACGCCGATCTCGAATACGCCCACATGCGAATGCGACGATCCTGAGCTCGCGCGCGCGCTAGGCAAATTTCTCCGCGCTCTTCATGCAATCGACGCGAAGCCGCTCGTCGCCGCCGGACTTCCCGAGGATACGATCGGGCGTCTCGACCATGTTCGCATGCGGCCGAAGTTCTTCGAGCGGCTAAGCGCGCTGGACGCCGCCGGCCTGGTGCGCAACGCCGGTGTCCTGATGGCGTTCCTCGATCGCGTCGCTCCGGCGGGCGCAAGACCCGAGCGGCTCGCAGTCGCGCACGGCGACCTCTACGCGCGCCACGTCCTGGTTGACGCGAGGCTGCAAGCGGCGGGAGTCATCGATTGGGGCGACGTTCACCACGGTGATCCGGCCCTCGACCTCGCGATCGCGTTCAGCGTCGTCGCACCGGGCGCGCGCGATGCGTTCTTCGAGGCGTACGCGCCGGTCGATTCACGCACGCTCGAGCTCGCGCGCTATCGCGCGATCTATCACAGCGTGATGACGGCACACTACGGACTGCGCGTCGGTGACACGGAACTGATCGAAGCCGGAACGAGGGGCCTTCGGCTAGCGCTCGATTAA
- a CDS encoding phosphoribosyltransferase family protein, translating to MQLFADRADAGRQLAELLAEYAGDPNVVVLALPRGGVPIGYEIAGRLRAPLDVYVVRKLGVPGHEELAMGALAGDGTCVLDDELIATLGIDAEALQEVVRREIDELRRREIAYRDARPELDLRGKVVIVVDDGLATGATMRAAATALRRRSPAAVVAAVPVAAPRTVASLRGIVDRVVCVRTPEPFHAVGLYYVNFEQTSDDEVRRLLADARRETGRRASA from the coding sequence ATGCAGCTCTTCGCCGACCGGGCCGACGCCGGGCGGCAGCTCGCCGAGCTTCTCGCGGAGTACGCCGGCGATCCGAACGTCGTGGTGTTGGCGCTGCCGCGCGGCGGTGTCCCGATCGGCTACGAGATCGCGGGCCGGCTGCGCGCGCCGCTCGACGTCTACGTCGTCCGCAAGCTGGGGGTGCCGGGTCACGAGGAACTCGCGATGGGGGCGCTGGCGGGCGACGGCACATGCGTCCTCGATGACGAGCTCATCGCAACGCTCGGGATCGACGCGGAGGCGTTGCAAGAAGTCGTTCGGCGCGAGATCGACGAGCTGAGGCGCCGCGAGATTGCCTATCGCGACGCGCGTCCGGAGCTGGATCTGCGGGGCAAGGTCGTCATCGTCGTCGACGACGGGCTGGCGACCGGTGCAACGATGCGGGCCGCCGCGACGGCGTTGCGCCGCCGCAGCCCCGCCGCGGTCGTCGCGGCAGTGCCCGTGGCGGCGCCGCGTACGGTCGCGTCGCTGCGCGGTATCGTCGATCGGGTCGTGTGCGTACGAACCCCCGAACCGTTCCACGCCGTGGGTCTGTACTACGTGAACTTCGAACAGACTAGCGACGACGAGGTACGGCGTCTGCTCGCCGACGCCCGCCGCGAAACAGGGCGGCGCGCCAGCGCGTAG
- a CDS encoding alkaline phosphatase family protein gives MKRLGLLCLFAVLAAAAGCNSSSSISSTPPTTRPAHAIRHIVVMVQENRSFDNLFAGYPGANTAMRGACKPAPWCKGSHLVPLHSVRLASGPPALGTDIDHSHHAFVVECNANASDVCQNDGFDSIRFGESGQAGPAKLYPYAYVDRTETKPYWNLAEQYTLSDEMFFTETASSFIAHQMLLSGTVALNDHESITDEPVTPPWGCDSPPGDTTSVLFKDGRVGSGALPCFTWATLADLLDAKSVSWNFYVDHCCITLPSDFSGGVWNGFRAIKKVFYGRDWRTHISSPNTSIFADVKAGALPAVSWVIPSLYDSDHPASGCDGGPLWVTKVVNAIGTSRYWKDTAIILLWDDWGGWYDNEPPAQINYTSLGFRVPMIVISPLAMPHHVAHTHYTFGSILKLIEQTFDLGTLGTTDATAPSMADVFDLSQVLNTFKPAPLPPASPCAHKVTNPAGMARLIEHDGGPPE, from the coding sequence ATGAAACGCTTGGGCCTTCTGTGTCTTTTCGCTGTGCTTGCCGCCGCGGCGGGATGCAACAGCTCGAGCAGCATCTCGTCGACGCCCCCGACGACGCGGCCGGCGCACGCGATTCGGCACATCGTAGTCATGGTGCAGGAAAACCGAAGCTTCGACAATCTCTTCGCTGGTTACCCGGGAGCCAACACCGCGATGCGGGGGGCGTGCAAGCCGGCCCCATGGTGTAAAGGGTCGCATCTAGTGCCGCTTCACTCGGTGCGCCTCGCTAGCGGACCTCCAGCCCTCGGGACCGACATCGATCACAGCCACCATGCCTTCGTCGTTGAGTGCAATGCGAATGCCAGCGACGTTTGCCAAAACGACGGTTTCGATTCAATACGCTTCGGCGAATCGGGCCAGGCTGGGCCAGCCAAACTTTACCCTTACGCATACGTCGACCGCACGGAAACGAAGCCCTACTGGAACCTCGCGGAGCAGTACACGCTCTCGGACGAGATGTTTTTCACCGAGACGGCCTCCAGCTTCATTGCGCATCAAATGCTGCTCTCAGGTACGGTCGCACTGAACGATCATGAATCTATAACCGATGAGCCCGTGACGCCCCCATGGGGCTGCGATTCACCGCCCGGCGACACAACGTCCGTCCTCTTCAAGGACGGCCGCGTAGGGTCTGGAGCGTTGCCGTGCTTCACATGGGCTACACTTGCCGACCTGCTCGACGCCAAAAGCGTTTCCTGGAACTTTTACGTGGACCACTGCTGCATCACCCTGCCGAGCGACTTCTCCGGCGGTGTATGGAACGGTTTCCGCGCGATCAAGAAGGTTTTCTACGGTCGCGATTGGAGGACGCATATCAGCTCGCCGAATACGAGCATTTTCGCTGACGTTAAGGCGGGCGCTCTACCAGCAGTCTCGTGGGTCATACCGTCGCTTTACGATTCAGACCATCCCGCGAGCGGATGCGATGGCGGCCCCCTATGGGTGACTAAGGTTGTCAACGCCATCGGAACCAGCCGCTACTGGAAGGACACCGCGATCATCTTGCTATGGGACGATTGGGGCGGATGGTACGACAACGAGCCCCCTGCCCAAATAAACTACACAAGCCTGGGCTTTCGCGTGCCGATGATCGTTATTTCCCCGCTCGCGATGCCGCATCACGTCGCGCACACGCACTATACCTTCGGGAGCATCTTGAAGCTGATAGAACAAACGTTTGACCTCGGGACGCTTGGCACTACTGACGCGACCGCGCCGTCGATGGCAGACGTGTTCGATTTGAGCCAGGTGCTAAACACCTTTAAGCCCGCACCGCTTCCTCCCGCATCGCCGTGCGCTCACAAAGTCACGAACCCGGCCGGCATGGCACGGCTCATCGAACACGATGGCGGGCCACCGGAGTAA
- a CDS encoding alkaline phosphatase family protein, with translation MKRFGLFVLCATLAGAAGCNNSSSISPPPTMQPAHSIQHVVILLQENRSFNNIFMGFPGATTATTGLCKPAKWCPPSGKVPITTVALESTNQFALGTDISHSHGAFVVECDPNASNVCQNDGFDKITFGQALYGPPAKLYPYRAVKRSETKAYWDFASQYGLADDMFFTATASSFIAHQQIIAGTTRLNANESLTDQPDATPWGCDAPPSTVTAIIKTNGQVNEFGGPFPCFTQYKTMADLLDAASTSWKFYVSSINGDFSGGVWNGFDAIRKVRYGPDWKDHMSFPNTNVFKDVQNGTLPAVSWVIPKLADSDHPASGCNHGPHWITSVVNAIGTSKYWNSTAILVAWDDWGGWYDSVPAPQTNYTSLGFRVPLIVISPYVKPHTVGHTQYDFGSILKFIEQTFGLGSLGTSDVRANSLSDMFDLSQPPNAFHKEPLPPTKNCGSGSGGSPSMEQIIEHDNGVPE, from the coding sequence ATGAAACGCTTCGGACTTTTCGTTCTCTGCGCCACGCTCGCCGGCGCCGCTGGCTGCAACAACTCGAGCAGCATCTCGCCACCGCCGACGATGCAGCCGGCTCACTCGATTCAACACGTCGTCATTCTGTTGCAAGAAAATCGCAGCTTCAACAACATCTTCATGGGCTTTCCGGGCGCGACTACGGCGACCACCGGTCTGTGCAAGCCGGCCAAATGGTGCCCGCCGAGCGGCAAGGTACCGATCACAACGGTCGCGCTCGAGAGTACCAATCAGTTCGCGCTGGGCACCGACATCAGTCACAGCCACGGCGCATTCGTGGTCGAGTGCGACCCGAACGCATCGAACGTCTGCCAAAACGACGGATTCGACAAGATAACGTTCGGTCAGGCGCTGTATGGACCGCCCGCCAAGCTCTACCCGTATCGCGCCGTGAAGCGCTCCGAGACCAAGGCGTATTGGGACTTCGCAAGCCAGTACGGGCTCGCGGACGACATGTTCTTCACCGCTACCGCGAGCAGCTTCATCGCGCACCAGCAGATCATCGCCGGGACGACGCGTCTGAACGCGAACGAATCGCTCACCGATCAGCCCGACGCCACGCCGTGGGGCTGCGACGCTCCGCCCAGCACCGTGACCGCAATCATCAAGACCAACGGACAGGTGAACGAGTTCGGCGGCCCGTTCCCGTGCTTCACGCAATATAAGACGATGGCGGATCTATTAGACGCCGCCAGCACCTCGTGGAAGTTCTACGTGTCCAGCATCAACGGAGATTTCTCGGGCGGTGTTTGGAACGGCTTCGATGCGATCCGCAAGGTGCGCTATGGCCCGGATTGGAAGGACCACATGAGCTTCCCCAACACCAATGTGTTCAAGGACGTGCAGAACGGCACGCTTCCGGCCGTGTCGTGGGTCATCCCGAAGCTCGCCGACTCGGATCATCCCGCGAGCGGCTGCAACCACGGCCCGCACTGGATCACCTCGGTCGTCAACGCGATCGGCACGAGCAAGTACTGGAACAGCACGGCAATCCTGGTCGCGTGGGACGACTGGGGCGGATGGTACGATTCCGTTCCGGCGCCGCAGACCAACTACACGAGCCTCGGATTCCGCGTGCCGTTGATCGTGATCTCGCCGTACGTCAAGCCGCACACCGTCGGCCACACGCAGTACGACTTCGGCAGCATCCTGAAGTTCATCGAGCAGACCTTCGGCCTGGGATCGCTCGGAACGAGCGACGTGCGCGCCAACTCTCTCAGCGACATGTTCGACCTGTCTCAACCGCCGAATGCGTTCCATAAAGAACCGTTGCCGCCGACTAAGAACTGCGGCAGCGGCAGCGGCGGCTCACCTAGCATGGAGCAGATCATCGAGCACGATAACGGCGTACCCGAATAG
- a CDS encoding aspartyl protease family protein, whose protein sequence is MVTVRFAASACFAVVLAAPPAARAVDTIPFTEVKGGLLQVQGSVDGQSPVPMLIDTGAGVDVLSTELGRKLVLVNGKYVSLRLTGQRVDLPVGAIVSLALGGVNVAAPHVGIWGGLDGTGVDGLVSATAFRNVATTFDFKNHQVIIEDAQTFPERVRAGIKVPIVLQDDLGISLGLFARFDFGGGKTGLCEIDTGSPGITIDKSLAASLGLNPNAGATKLSSISLEGAPQTMIEQPAVTFANLIYDCNIGNSFWAGKIFTLDLTNRVFYVATPS, encoded by the coding sequence ATGGTTACCGTTCGCTTCGCGGCCTCCGCCTGCTTCGCCGTCGTGTTGGCGGCGCCGCCCGCCGCGCGTGCCGTCGATACCATTCCGTTTACCGAGGTCAAAGGCGGCCTGCTCCAGGTACAGGGATCGGTCGACGGCCAGTCGCCGGTACCGATGCTGATCGATACGGGAGCCGGCGTCGACGTGCTGTCGACGGAGCTCGGCCGCAAGCTGGTCCTCGTCAACGGCAAGTACGTCAGCCTACGTCTGACCGGTCAGCGTGTGGACCTGCCGGTAGGGGCGATCGTTTCGCTTGCGCTCGGCGGCGTAAACGTTGCCGCGCCGCACGTCGGAATCTGGGGCGGCCTCGACGGAACCGGAGTCGACGGCCTCGTATCGGCGACTGCGTTTCGCAACGTCGCGACGACTTTCGACTTTAAAAACCATCAAGTTATCATAGAGGACGCGCAGACGTTCCCCGAGCGCGTGCGTGCCGGCATCAAGGTGCCGATCGTACTCCAAGACGATCTCGGCATATCGCTCGGCCTCTTCGCGCGCTTCGATTTCGGTGGCGGCAAGACCGGCTTGTGCGAGATCGACACGGGCTCGCCCGGCATTACGATCGATAAGAGTTTGGCGGCATCGCTCGGGCTGAATCCCAATGCCGGGGCGACGAAACTGTCGTCCATATCGCTCGAGGGCGCGCCGCAGACCATGATCGAGCAGCCGGCCGTAACGTTCGCCAACCTGATCTACGACTGCAACATAGGCAACTCGTTCTGGGCGGGGAAAATCTTCACGCTCGATCTGACCAACCGCGTATTCTACGTGGCCACGCCGTCTTAG
- the hpnJ gene encoding hopanoid biosynthesis associated radical SAM protein HpnJ encodes MTGRKTLFLNPPSFEGYDGGAGSRYQCRREVRSFWYPTWLAQPAAMVPGSRLVDAPPDDLTMDQVVPLAKDYDSIVMHTSTPSFSNDARVAERLKQENPDVLIGMVGAHVGVLPEQSLRGAPAVDWVSVGEFDYTCVDVASGKPIAEVDGLAYRSNGDIVRTPERPTITDMDAFPSVLDVYRRDLTIPNYFNGYLQHPYVSLYTGRGCKSKCTFCLWPQTIGGHLYRVRSVESVAAEMARAKELFPEVREWFFDDDTLTDNIPRVEEVARRLGPLGITWSCNAKPNVPRSTLEIMKANGLRLLLVGYESGNQQVLNNMKKGTRLDIIRRFSKDCRELGIKVHGTFILGMPGETPETIRETIDFACEMDPETIQVSLAAPYPGTYLYKQAQDNGWLEAQSSDLVDTHGVQHAALNYPGLTSTMMFESVDEFYRRFYFRPRKMFSLLGGMIGDRQVMKRRLREGVEFFHFLRERKREQAEGRRTAVLSS; translated from the coding sequence ATGACAGGGCGCAAGACGTTATTTTTAAACCCGCCGAGCTTCGAAGGGTACGACGGTGGCGCGGGTTCCCGGTATCAGTGCCGCCGCGAGGTGCGATCTTTTTGGTATCCCACGTGGCTGGCGCAACCCGCCGCGATGGTGCCGGGCAGCCGCCTCGTCGACGCGCCGCCCGACGATCTGACGATGGATCAGGTAGTGCCGCTGGCCAAGGACTACGATTCAATCGTCATGCACACAAGCACGCCGTCGTTCAGCAACGACGCCCGCGTGGCGGAGCGTCTGAAGCAAGAAAATCCGGACGTGTTGATCGGCATGGTCGGCGCGCACGTCGGCGTCCTCCCCGAGCAATCGCTGCGCGGGGCGCCGGCCGTCGATTGGGTGAGCGTCGGCGAGTTCGACTACACCTGCGTCGACGTGGCGTCCGGAAAGCCCATCGCAGAGGTGGACGGCCTCGCCTACCGCTCTAACGGCGATATCGTGCGCACCCCCGAGCGCCCGACGATCACGGACATGGACGCATTTCCGTCGGTGCTCGACGTCTACCGCCGCGACCTCACGATCCCGAACTACTTCAACGGCTACCTGCAGCACCCGTACGTCTCGCTCTACACCGGACGCGGCTGCAAGTCGAAGTGCACGTTCTGCCTCTGGCCGCAGACGATCGGCGGCCATCTCTACCGCGTGCGCAGCGTCGAGAGCGTCGCGGCCGAGATGGCGCGGGCCAAGGAGCTGTTCCCGGAGGTTCGCGAGTGGTTTTTCGACGACGACACCTTGACCGACAACATACCGCGCGTCGAGGAAGTCGCGCGGCGGCTTGGTCCCCTCGGGATCACGTGGTCGTGCAACGCGAAGCCCAACGTGCCGCGCTCGACGCTCGAGATCATGAAGGCCAACGGCCTGCGGCTGCTCCTCGTCGGATACGAGTCCGGCAATCAGCAGGTGCTCAACAACATGAAGAAGGGCACGCGCCTCGACATCATCCGCCGCTTCTCGAAAGATTGCCGCGAGCTCGGCATCAAGGTTCACGGCACGTTCATCTTGGGCATGCCGGGCGAGACGCCGGAGACGATCCGCGAGACGATTGACTTCGCGTGCGAGATGGATCCGGAGACGATCCAAGTTTCACTCGCGGCGCCGTATCCCGGCACGTATCTCTACAAGCAGGCGCAAGACAACGGTTGGCTCGAGGCGCAGAGCAGCGACCTGGTCGACACGCACGGCGTGCAGCACGCCGCGCTGAACTATCCCGGTCTGACGTCGACGATGATGTTCGAATCGGTGGACGAGTTCTACCGGCGCTTTTACTTCCGCCCGCGCAAGATGTTCTCGCTGCTCGGCGGCATGATCGGCGACCGTCAGGTGATGAAGCGCCGCCTGCGCGAGGGGGTCGAGTTCTTCCACTTCCTACGCGAGCGCAAGCGCGAACAAGCCGAAGGACGCCGCACAGCAGTATTGTCATCCTGA
- the ftsY gene encoding signal recognition particle-docking protein FtsY: MARLGRPERPLTAEFWDELEETLILADFGVPTTAKIATGLQTVARQEAWTTTDRAVARFRKDVERFLTLPGAELQLDRTPAVILIVGVNGSGKTTTIGKLALRLRKAEKRALLVAGDTFRAAAAEQLAVWADRSGSALIRGAEGADPASVVFDGVRAAKARELDVVLVDTAGRLQTKTNLMEELKKIRRVIERELGEPPAETLLVVDGTNGQNAISQAKLFNAATELTGIVITKLDSTAKGGVLVAIVDELEVPIKFVGLGEGPEDLRPFVPAEFIDALFEDECHPLGTPP, from the coding sequence GTGGCGCGCCTCGGCCGCCCCGAGCGGCCGCTGACGGCCGAGTTCTGGGACGAGTTGGAAGAGACGCTGATTCTGGCCGACTTCGGCGTACCGACGACCGCGAAGATCGCAACGGGGCTGCAGACGGTCGCGCGCCAGGAGGCGTGGACGACGACCGATCGCGCAGTCGCGCGTTTCCGCAAAGACGTCGAACGCTTTCTCACGCTGCCGGGAGCGGAGCTGCAGCTCGATCGCACGCCCGCCGTGATCTTGATCGTCGGCGTCAACGGCAGCGGCAAGACTACGACGATCGGCAAGCTCGCGTTACGCCTGCGCAAGGCGGAGAAGCGCGCCTTGCTCGTGGCCGGTGACACGTTTCGCGCCGCGGCCGCCGAGCAGCTCGCGGTCTGGGCCGACCGCAGCGGCAGCGCGCTGATTCGCGGCGCCGAAGGCGCCGATCCGGCTTCGGTCGTCTTCGACGGCGTGCGCGCCGCGAAGGCGCGTGAACTGGACGTCGTGCTCGTCGACACCGCCGGGCGGCTTCAGACCAAGACGAATTTGATGGAAGAGCTCAAGAAGATCCGGCGCGTCATCGAGCGCGAGCTCGGCGAGCCGCCGGCCGAAACGCTGTTGGTCGTCGACGGGACGAACGGCCAGAACGCGATCTCGCAGGCGAAACTCTTCAACGCCGCGACGGAGCTCACCGGAATCGTCATCACAAAGCTCGACTCGACAGCGAAGGGAGGCGTGCTCGTCGCGATCGTAGACGAGCTCGAGGTGCCGATCAAGTTCGTGGGCCTGGGCGAGGGTCCCGAGGATCTGCGCCCCTTCGTCCCCGCGGAATTCATCGATGCCCTGTTCGAAGACGAATGCCACCCACTTGGCACTCCGCCGTGA
- the recA gene encoding recombinase RecA, which translates to MAAEDERQLALTNALAQIERQFGKGAIMRMGDFQERMAFEIVPTGSIALDLALGVGGFPRGRIVEIYGPESSGKTTLALHAIAEAQKPGGTAAFIDVEHALDPNYAAALGVDLDNLLVSQPDTGEQALEIAEMLTRSNAVDVVVVDSVAALVTRAELEGDMGDAHVGLQARLMSQALRKLTAAISRSKTVMIFINQLREKVGVMFGNPETTSGGRALKFYASVRLDVRKLETIKIGQDVVGTRTRVKVVKNKVAPPFRQAEFDITYGHGISKMGSTLDVALDQNIVGKSGSWYTYGEQRIGQGRENAKAYLEEHLDLAAEIEAKIREALSKTASTNGKAPAAIAD; encoded by the coding sequence ATGGCAGCAGAAGACGAACGGCAACTCGCCCTCACCAACGCGCTCGCTCAGATCGAGCGGCAGTTCGGTAAGGGCGCGATCATGCGCATGGGCGACTTCCAGGAACGCATGGCGTTCGAGATCGTGCCGACCGGCTCGATCGCGCTCGACCTAGCGCTCGGCGTCGGCGGCTTCCCGCGCGGCCGAATCGTCGAGATCTACGGCCCGGAGTCGAGCGGCAAGACGACCCTCGCGCTGCACGCCATCGCCGAGGCGCAGAAGCCCGGTGGCACGGCGGCGTTCATTGACGTCGAGCACGCGCTGGATCCTAACTACGCCGCGGCGCTCGGAGTCGATCTCGACAACCTGCTCGTGTCGCAGCCGGACACCGGCGAACAGGCGCTGGAAATCGCCGAAATGCTCACGCGCAGCAACGCGGTCGACGTCGTCGTCGTCGACTCCGTCGCCGCTTTGGTGACGCGCGCCGAACTGGAGGGCGACATGGGCGACGCGCACGTCGGCTTGCAGGCCCGGCTGATGTCGCAGGCCCTGCGCAAGCTGACCGCCGCGATCTCGCGCAGCAAGACCGTGATGATCTTCATCAATCAGCTGCGCGAAAAGGTTGGCGTGATGTTCGGTAACCCGGAGACGACCTCGGGAGGCCGCGCACTGAAGTTCTACGCGTCCGTCCGGCTCGATGTCCGAAAGCTGGAGACCATCAAGATCGGTCAGGACGTCGTCGGCACGCGCACCCGCGTCAAGGTCGTGAAGAACAAGGTCGCGCCGCCGTTTCGGCAGGCGGAGTTCGATATCACCTACGGTCACGGCATCTCGAAGATGGGCTCTACCCTCGACGTCGCGCTCGATCAGAACATCGTGGGCAAGAGCGGCTCCTGGTACACCTACGGCGAGCAGCGCATCGGTCAAGGCCGCGAGAACGCCAAGGCATATCTGGAAGAGCACCTCGACCTCGCCGCCGAGATCGAGGCGAAGATCCGCGAGGCGCTCAGCAAAACGGCCTCGACCAACGGCAAGGCCCCCGCCGCCATCGCCGACTAA
- a CDS encoding regulatory protein RecX, with protein MRAYSAALAFLARQRCTEVRLWQHLERKGFDDAAVREAIERCKDEGFLDDRLYARLYVEGRRKPVGNGRLVGELVRKGIDGEAAAHAVASLERDEGARCAAAFARLRDRNPEISYPSAARRLERLGFPAATIYRTLRAHAAQSGALLPLSS; from the coding sequence ATGAGGGCGTACTCTGCGGCGCTCGCGTTTCTCGCGCGGCAGCGCTGCACGGAGGTGCGCCTCTGGCAGCATCTGGAGCGCAAGGGCTTCGACGACGCTGCGGTTCGCGAGGCGATCGAGCGCTGCAAGGACGAGGGATTCCTCGACGACCGTCTGTACGCGCGCTTGTACGTCGAGGGGAGGCGCAAACCGGTCGGCAACGGCCGGCTCGTCGGCGAGCTCGTGCGCAAGGGAATCGACGGTGAAGCGGCCGCCCACGCCGTGGCATCGCTGGAACGCGACGAAGGCGCGCGCTGCGCGGCGGCCTTCGCGCGATTGCGCGACAGGAATCCCGAGATATCGTATCCGTCGGCGGCGCGGCGCCTGGAGCGGCTCGGCTTTCCGGCCGCGACGATTTACCGGACACTGCGCGCGCACGCCGCGCAATCCGGCGCACTCCTGCCGTTGTCATCCTGA
- a CDS encoding response regulator transcription factor — MPAYTILVAEDDAAIRDLVTHHLEREGFAVTCVADGHAALRRARGGADLVVLDVGLPGVDGYDVARTLRREERTVPIVMVTARSDEIDRVLGFELGADDYLSKPFSARELVVRIKAILRRSGRALAQAGPVLRFGRLEIDQGAREARVDGADARLKPREFALLMELAGNAGVALSRDWLLQRVWGFDFNGDERTIDVHVHRLRAKIEERWHLPPLLRTVHGFGYKFLRQ; from the coding sequence ATGCCGGCGTACACGATCCTCGTAGCCGAAGACGATGCAGCGATTCGCGATCTGGTGACGCATCATCTCGAGCGCGAGGGCTTCGCGGTGACGTGCGTCGCGGACGGCCACGCGGCGCTACGCCGAGCGCGCGGCGGCGCCGACCTCGTCGTCCTCGACGTCGGTCTGCCCGGTGTGGACGGCTACGACGTCGCGCGCACGCTGCGGCGCGAGGAACGCACCGTGCCGATCGTGATGGTCACCGCCCGCTCCGACGAGATCGACCGCGTCCTTGGGTTCGAGCTCGGAGCCGACGATTATCTATCCAAACCGTTCTCGGCTCGCGAGCTCGTCGTGCGGATCAAGGCGATCCTGCGCCGGAGCGGCCGGGCGCTCGCGCAGGCCGGCCCGGTGCTACGCTTCGGACGGCTTGAGATCGATCAGGGCGCTCGTGAGGCGCGCGTCGACGGCGCCGACGCGAGGCTCAAACCTCGCGAGTTCGCGCTGCTGATGGAGCTCGCCGGCAATGCGGGCGTCGCGTTGTCGCGCGACTGGCTCCTGCAACGAGTGTGGGGATTCGATTTCAACGGCGACGAGCGGACGATTGACGTTCACGTCCACCGCCTGCGCGCCAAGATCGAGGAGCGCTGGCATCTCCCGCCGCTCCTGCGCACCGTCCATGGATTCGGCTACAAGTTCCTGCGACAGTGA
- a CDS encoding HAMP domain-containing sensor histidine kinase produces the protein MSPEHLARAMIATVGHELRTPLTSIRGYLETLLDEEWDAPTARRFLETARRETLRLSRLVEGMLEFSMLEPVATEPCGRCNVVEQIEATVEMIAPLAAARRVTIRTYLPESAPARVDGDACVHALANLVENAVKHGTDRGTIDVRCYREERYVQIAVEDDGGGIPSAQRESIFLMGASSALPGRGGCGIGLAVVKAIAERAGGDVRVERSALGGARFVLRFPAG, from the coding sequence ATGAGCCCGGAGCATCTCGCCCGGGCGATGATCGCCACCGTCGGTCACGAGCTTCGCACGCCGTTGACGTCGATCCGCGGCTACCTCGAGACGCTGCTCGATGAGGAGTGGGACGCGCCGACGGCGCGGCGCTTCCTCGAGACCGCCCGGCGCGAGACGCTGCGATTGAGCCGTTTGGTCGAGGGCATGCTCGAGTTTTCGATGCTCGAGCCGGTGGCGACAGAGCCGTGCGGCCGGTGCAACGTCGTGGAGCAGATCGAGGCGACCGTCGAGATGATCGCTCCTCTCGCGGCCGCGCGCCGCGTCACGATACGAACCTATCTGCCGGAGTCCGCGCCGGCACGCGTCGACGGCGATGCATGCGTTCATGCGTTGGCGAACCTGGTCGAGAACGCGGTGAAGCACGGCACCGACCGCGGAACGATCGACGTGCGCTGCTACCGCGAAGAGCGCTACGTTCAGATCGCCGTCGAGGATGACGGAGGCGGAATTCCGTCGGCGCAGCGCGAGTCCATCTTCCTGATGGGCGCAAGCAGCGCGCTTCCAGGCCGCGGCGGGTGCGGCATCGGACTGGCGGTCGTCAAGGCGATCGCCGAACGCGCGGGGGGTGACGTGCGGGTCGAACGCTCGGCTCTGGGCGGCGCCAGGTTCGTGTTGCGCTTCCCAGCGGGATGA